One Solanum lycopersicum chromosome 2, SLM_r2.1 genomic region harbors:
- the LOC101262767 gene encoding thiosulfate sulfurtransferase 18 isoform X2 — MATSQLGSGAEVVTVDVHAARQLIQSGYRYVDVRTEEEYKKGHVHNSLNIPYMFNTPQGRVKNPKFMEQVSSACDKEEKLIVGCQSGVRSLYATTDLVNAEFKHASNMGGGYLAWVENGFAVNKPQDEL, encoded by the exons ATGGCAACAAGTCAACTTGG CTCAGGAGCAGAGGTTGTTACAGTAGATGTTCATGCAGCTCGTCAACTCATCCAATCTGGATACCGTTATGTTGATGTTCG GACAgaagaagaatataagaaagGGCATGTACACAACTCTTTGAATATTCCCTATATGTTTAATACTCCACAAG GTAGGGTGAAGAATCCAAAATTTATGGAGCAGGTATCTTCAGCGTGCGACAAAGAAGAAAAACTAATTGTG GGATGTCAAAGTGGTGTGAGGTCCCTGTATGCTACTACTGATCTTGTTAATGCT GAATTCAAGCACGCGAGCAACATGGGAGGTGGGTATCTGGCTTGGGTGGAGAATGGATTTGCTGTAAACAAACCACAAGATGAGCTTTGA
- the LOC101262767 gene encoding thiosulfate sulfurtransferase 18 isoform X1 — MGNGIMSLLFVVLLLFCSSGAEVVTVDVHAARQLIQSGYRYVDVRTEEEYKKGHVHNSLNIPYMFNTPQGRVKNPKFMEQVSSACDKEEKLIVGCQSGVRSLYATTDLVNAEFKHASNMGGGYLAWVENGFAVNKPQDEL; from the exons ATGGGTAATGGTATTATgtctcttctttttgttgttctGCTTCTGTTTTGTAGCTCAGGAGCAGAGGTTGTTACAGTAGATGTTCATGCAGCTCGTCAACTCATCCAATCTGGATACCGTTATGTTGATGTTCG GACAgaagaagaatataagaaagGGCATGTACACAACTCTTTGAATATTCCCTATATGTTTAATACTCCACAAG GTAGGGTGAAGAATCCAAAATTTATGGAGCAGGTATCTTCAGCGTGCGACAAAGAAGAAAAACTAATTGTG GGATGTCAAAGTGGTGTGAGGTCCCTGTATGCTACTACTGATCTTGTTAATGCT GAATTCAAGCACGCGAGCAACATGGGAGGTGGGTATCTGGCTTGGGTGGAGAATGGATTTGCTGTAAACAAACCACAAGATGAGCTTTGA
- the LOC101264789 gene encoding MLO-like protein 4 isoform X1 gives MGNLEGASFAETPTWAVATVVAVLVSIGFLIHGSLKKFGKWLHRTKREPLYAALEKIKEELMVFGLLSLLMGHWIVYIAKICVKSSAVSSHFYPCSPPRNKMKSAITRFALSGSSYSNFSTSRLLLSSGHEDFCPEGLQSFASKESLEQLHRFLLVLGVSHVSYSFFAIALAMIKIYSWRTWENYAKSIALQRLEGSEEAVPNNTRMGRLSTFTFHQTTHPWSQHRALVWLLCFSRQFWSSINEADYMALRLGFITTHQLPLTYDFHKYMLRSMEEEFRDIVGISVPLWIFVIVCVFLSFHGTNIYFWISFFPAILILLVGTKLHRVVVKLAVEIIDSSPLEGFHQFNLRDELFWFGKPRFLLRIIQFVSFQNAFEMATYIWSLWEIKGSSCFTDNHTFLVIRLSFGVVSQFWCSFVTFPLYVIVAQMGSRYKKTIVSENVRTSLHGWRHKVKTRLEGSVVSPETLLATTSLDSMAEDEVDQIHSVATISTEVFDESTVESEQRVPIEQSCTNEISECDELHIPLSPRNHGEV, from the exons ATGGGTAATTTGGAAGGGGCGTCGTTTGCTGAAACACCAACATGGGCCGTGGCAACAGTCGTAGCTGTTCTGGTGAGCATTGGTTTCTTGATCCATGGAAGTTTGAAGAAGTTTGGAAAG TGGTTGCATAGGACAAAGAGGGAACCTCTGTATGCTGCACTAGAGAAAATCAAGGAAG AGCTTATGGTTTTTGGACTGCTCTCACTGCTTATGGGTCATTGGATCGTTTATATTGCAAAGATTTGTGTCAAATCGTCAGCAGTGAGCAGCCACTTTTATCCCTGTTCTCCGCCAAGAAACAAGATGAAGTCAGCAATTACAAGATTTGCTTTATCAGGTTCTTCATACTCGAATTTCTCAACATCAAGGCTACTGTTAAGCAGTGGACATGAAGATTTTTGTCCTGAG GGTCTCCAATCGTTTGCTTCGAAGGAGAGCCTGGAGCAGCTCCATCGCTTTTTGCTTGTCCTCGGTGTTAGCCATGTATCGTATAGCTTTTTTGCCATTGCCCTGGCAATGATCAAG ATATATAGCTGGAGAACATGGGAGAACTATGCCAAGTCGATTGCTCTTCAAAGACTAGAAG GTTCTGAAGAAGCTGTCCCAAACAATACGAGAATGGGACGTCTATCAACTTTTACTTTTCACCAGACCACTCATCCATGGAGCCAGCACAGAGCTCTTGTTTGGCTG CTTTGTTTCAGCCGCCAGTTCTGGAGTTCTATAAATGAAGCTGACTACATGGCTTTGCGCTTGGGTTTTATTACT ACTCATCAGCTGCCATTAACTTATGATTTCCATAAGTATATGCTTCGAAGCATGGAGGAAGAATTTCGTGATATTGTTGGCATAAG TGTTCCACTATGGATTTTCGTCATAGTTTGTGTATTTTTAAGCTTTCATG GCACAAATATCTACTTTTGGATCTCCTTCTTTCCAGCTATC TTAATCCTTTTGGTTGGTACCAAGCTTCATCGCGTGGTGGTCAAGCTGGCAGTTGAAATCATTGACAGTAGTCCATTGGAAGGATTTCATCAGTTCAACCTTAGAGATGAGCTCTTCTGGTTTGGGAAGCCTAGATTTCTGCTGCGGATAATACAATTTGTATCATTCCAG AATGCATTTGAGATGGCAACATACATATGGTCACTG TGGGAAATTAAGGGATCTTCATGTTTCACAGACAATCACACATTTCTTGTGATTCGCTTGTCATTTGG GGTTGTTTCTCAATTCTGGTGTAGCTTTGTCACATTTCCGCTCTATGTTATTGTTGCTCAG ATGGGTTCGAGATACAAGAAGACCATTGTTTCAGAGAATGTTAGGACTTCGCTACATGGATGGCGACACAAGGTGAAAACTAGACTAGAAGGTTCTGTCGTTTCTCCAGAAACATTATTAGCAACCACATCATTAGACTCCATGGCGGAGGATGAGGTAGATCAAATTCATAGCGTTGCTACTATCAGCACAGAGGTGTTTGATGAGAGTACAGTTGAGTCGGAACAACGAGTCCCTATTGAGCAAAGTTGTACCAATGAGATCTCAGAATGTGATGAGTTACATATTCCACTTTCTCCTAGAAATCATGGAGAGGTTTGA
- the LOC101264789 gene encoding MLO-like protein 4 isoform X2: MGNLEGASFAETPTWAVATVVAVLVSIGFLIHGSLKKFGKWLHRTKREPLYAALEKIKEELMVFGLLSLLMGHWIVYIAKICVKSSAVSSHFYPCSPPRNKMKSAITRFALSGSSYSNFSTSRLLLSSGHEDFCPEGLQSFASKESLEQLHRFLLVLGVSHVSYSFFAIALAMIKIYSWRTWENYAKSIALQRLEGSEEAVPNNTRMGRLSTFTFHQTTHPWSQHRALVWLLCFSRQFWSSINEADYMALRLGFITTHQLPLTYDFHKYMLRSMEEEFRDIVGISVPLWIFVIVCVFLSFHGTNIYFWISFFPAILILLVGTKLHRVVVKLAVEIIDSSPLEGFHQFNLRDELFWFGKPRFLLRIIQFVSFQNAFEMATYIWSLWEIKGSSCFTDNHTFLVIRLSFGVVSQFWCSFVTFPLYVIVAQ, from the exons ATGGGTAATTTGGAAGGGGCGTCGTTTGCTGAAACACCAACATGGGCCGTGGCAACAGTCGTAGCTGTTCTGGTGAGCATTGGTTTCTTGATCCATGGAAGTTTGAAGAAGTTTGGAAAG TGGTTGCATAGGACAAAGAGGGAACCTCTGTATGCTGCACTAGAGAAAATCAAGGAAG AGCTTATGGTTTTTGGACTGCTCTCACTGCTTATGGGTCATTGGATCGTTTATATTGCAAAGATTTGTGTCAAATCGTCAGCAGTGAGCAGCCACTTTTATCCCTGTTCTCCGCCAAGAAACAAGATGAAGTCAGCAATTACAAGATTTGCTTTATCAGGTTCTTCATACTCGAATTTCTCAACATCAAGGCTACTGTTAAGCAGTGGACATGAAGATTTTTGTCCTGAG GGTCTCCAATCGTTTGCTTCGAAGGAGAGCCTGGAGCAGCTCCATCGCTTTTTGCTTGTCCTCGGTGTTAGCCATGTATCGTATAGCTTTTTTGCCATTGCCCTGGCAATGATCAAG ATATATAGCTGGAGAACATGGGAGAACTATGCCAAGTCGATTGCTCTTCAAAGACTAGAAG GTTCTGAAGAAGCTGTCCCAAACAATACGAGAATGGGACGTCTATCAACTTTTACTTTTCACCAGACCACTCATCCATGGAGCCAGCACAGAGCTCTTGTTTGGCTG CTTTGTTTCAGCCGCCAGTTCTGGAGTTCTATAAATGAAGCTGACTACATGGCTTTGCGCTTGGGTTTTATTACT ACTCATCAGCTGCCATTAACTTATGATTTCCATAAGTATATGCTTCGAAGCATGGAGGAAGAATTTCGTGATATTGTTGGCATAAG TGTTCCACTATGGATTTTCGTCATAGTTTGTGTATTTTTAAGCTTTCATG GCACAAATATCTACTTTTGGATCTCCTTCTTTCCAGCTATC TTAATCCTTTTGGTTGGTACCAAGCTTCATCGCGTGGTGGTCAAGCTGGCAGTTGAAATCATTGACAGTAGTCCATTGGAAGGATTTCATCAGTTCAACCTTAGAGATGAGCTCTTCTGGTTTGGGAAGCCTAGATTTCTGCTGCGGATAATACAATTTGTATCATTCCAG AATGCATTTGAGATGGCAACATACATATGGTCACTG TGGGAAATTAAGGGATCTTCATGTTTCACAGACAATCACACATTTCTTGTGATTCGCTTGTCATTTGG GGTTGTTTCTCAATTCTGGTGTAGCTTTGTCACATTTCCGCTCTATGTTATTGTTGCTCAG TGA